From one Amia ocellicauda isolate fAmiCal2 chromosome 17, fAmiCal2.hap1, whole genome shotgun sequence genomic stretch:
- the LOC136712854 gene encoding ATP-sensitive inward rectifier potassium channel 12 encodes MSVGRINRYSIVSSEEEGLRLTTMPGVNGFGNGKIHTRRKCRNRFVKKNGQCNVQFANMDDKSQRYMADMFTTCVDIRWRYMLLIFSLAFLASWLAFGLAFWLIALIHGDLDNPAGDENFKPCVLQVNGFIAAFLFSIETQTTIGYGFRCVTEECPVAVFMVVFQSIVGCIIDSFMIGAIMAKMARPKKRAQTLLFSHNAVIAMRDGKLCLMWRVGNLRRSHIVEAHVRAQLIKPRITEEGEYIPLDQIDINVGFDKGLDRIFLVSPITILHEIDEESPLFGISKQDLETADFEIVVILEGMVEATAMTTQARSSYLASEILWGHRFEPVLFEEKNQYKVDYSHFHKTYEVPSTPRCSAKDMVENKFLVPSTNSFCYENELAFMSRDEEDDEDSRVLDDLSPDSRHEFDRLQATIALDQRSYRRESEI; translated from the coding sequence ATGAGCGTTGGTAGGATCAACCGGTACAGCATAGTGTCCTCGGAAGAAGAAGGCCTACGGCTGACCACCATGCCAGGAGTGAACGGCTTCGGCAACGGCAAGATCCACACCAGGCGGAAGTGCCGAAACCGCTTTGTGAAGAAAAATGGCCAGTGCAACGTCCAGTTCGCCAACATGGATGACAAGTCCCAGCGGTACATGGCGGACATGTTCACCACGTGCGTCGACATCCGCTGGCGGTACATGCTGCTCATCTTCTCCCTTGCCTTCCTGGCGTCGTGGCTGGCCTTTGGGTTGGCGTTCTGGCTCATCGCCCTCATCCACGGAGATCTGGATAACCCCGCCGGAGATGAAAACTTCAAGCCTTGCGTGTTGCAGGTCAACGGCTTCATAGCTGCATTCCTCTTCTCCATAGAGACGCAGACGACCATTGGGTATGGGTTTCGCTGTGTCACTGAGGAGTGTCCAGTTGCCGTGTTCATGGTTGTGTTTCAGTCCATTGTAGGGTGTATTATAGACTCTTTCATGATAGGTGCAATAATGGCAAAAATGGCAAGGCCTAAGAAAAGAGCCCAAACCTTATTGTTCAGTCACAATGCTGTAATAGCCATGAGAGATGGCAAGCTCTGTCTCATGTGGCGAGTTGGGAATCTCAGAAGGAGTCATATTGTTGAAGCCCACGTCAGGGCTCAGCTAATTAAACCACGGATAACAGAAGAAGGGGAATATATACCTCTAGACCAAATAGACATTAATGTTGGTTTCGATAAAGGCTTAGACCGGATTTTCTTGGTGTCTCCCATAACAATTCTTCATGAAATTGACGAAGAAAGCCCCCTGTTTGGCATAAGCAAACAAGACCTGGAAACAGCCGATTTTGAAATCGTGGTCATACTTGAAGGCATGGTGGAGGCTACGGCCATGACCACCCAGGCACGCAGCTCGTACCTGGCCTCGGAGATCCTGTGGGGCCACAGGTTCGAACCTGTCCTATTCGAGGAGAAGAACCAATACAAAGTGGACTACTCCCACTTTCACAAAACCTACGAGGTGCCGTCAACTCCTCGCTGTAGTGCCAAGGACATGGTTGAGAACAAATTCCTGGTTCCCAGCACCAACTCTTTCTGTTACGAGAACGAACTCGCTTTTATGAGCAGAGACGAAGAGGACGACGAGGACAGCAGGGTGCTGGATGATTTGAGTCCAGACAGCCGGCATGAGTTCGATAGACTACAAGCCACCATAGCACTGGATCAGAGGTCATATCGGAGGGAATCTGAGATATGA